The following are encoded in a window of Hippoglossus stenolepis isolate QCI-W04-F060 chromosome 10, HSTE1.2, whole genome shotgun sequence genomic DNA:
- the syf2 gene encoding pre-mRNA-splicing factor syf2, with translation MASCSGESATATEEEQAETPATQKREDRLRKFRELHFKRNEARKLNHQEVVEEDKRQKLPSNWEAKKARHEWELAVDQKKKECAENGEDYHRVKLLEITADDAERWERKKKKKNPDTGFAGYAEAQFRQYQRLTKQIRPDMKSYEKQRDESGADFYPTSNTLIHGTHVPSKDGIERMVEDVEKQIEKRAKYSRRRAYNDDADIDYINERNAKFNKKAERFYGKYTAEIKQNLERGTAV, from the exons ATGGCGTCCTGCAGTGGG GAATCTGCTACAGCCACCGAAGAGGAACAGGCCGAAACTCCTGCGacacagaagagagaagacaggCTGCGGAAATTTCGGGAGTTGCATTTCAAACGG AACGAAGCACGGAAACTGAACcatcaggaggtggtggaggaggacaagagACAGAAACTCCCTTCAAACTGGGAAGCTAAGAAAGCTCGACACGAGTGGGAGCTCGCTGTAGATCAGAAGAAAAAG GAATGTGCTGAGAATGGGGAGGACTATCACCGAGTGAAACTGCTGGAGATCACTGCTGATGATGCAGAGCGCTGGGAgcggaagaagaagaagaagaaccccGACACAGGATTTGCAG GTTATGCTGAGGCCCAGTTCCGTCAGTACCAGAGGCTCACCAAGCAGATCAGACCAGACATGAAAAGCTACGAGAAACAGCGAGATGAGAG TGGTGCAGACTTTTACCCAACGTCCAACACCCTGATCCACGGCACACACGTCCCCTCAAAGGACGGAATTGAGCGCATGGTGGAAGATGTAGAAAAACA GATCGAGAAGCGGGCCAAGTACAGCCGGCGCAGGGCCTACAACGACGATGCAGACATCGACTACATCAACGAGAGGAACGCCAAGTTCAACAAGAAGGCGGAGCGTTTCTACGGCAAATACACAGCGGAGATCAAACAAAACTTGGAGAGAGGCACGGCTGTCTAG